From Streptomyces sp. NBC_00370, a single genomic window includes:
- a CDS encoding GNAT family N-acetyltransferase, producing the protein MNRIPELRGDHLRLRELHADDHDRFASILTHRVLTRFLGIDRMDADQAHDTFAQCLAQPHTHPRRKYTLAVCALDDDALVGTMGMLVEDYGSNAMLTSLALLPGAPVSGHGHEAGRLLMAYGFGSLNLHRIWAGHRSDHHYMPQVMHAAGLRPEATLRQLFHTQGCWHDVTTYATVAPDWKLQATETELAILDRTPQLDRV; encoded by the coding sequence GTGAACCGCATCCCCGAGCTGCGAGGAGACCACCTGCGCCTGCGGGAGCTGCACGCCGACGACCACGACCGGTTCGCCAGCATCCTCACCCACCGCGTACTGACCCGCTTCCTCGGCATCGACCGCATGGACGCTGACCAGGCCCACGACACCTTCGCCCAGTGCCTCGCCCAGCCCCACACCCACCCGCGACGCAAGTACACCCTCGCGGTCTGCGCCCTGGACGACGACGCCCTCGTCGGCACCATGGGCATGCTGGTCGAGGACTACGGAAGCAACGCGATGCTCACCAGCCTGGCCCTGCTGCCCGGCGCCCCGGTGAGCGGCCACGGCCACGAAGCGGGCCGCCTGCTGATGGCGTACGGCTTCGGCAGCCTGAACCTCCACCGCATCTGGGCCGGCCACCGCAGCGACCACCACTACATGCCCCAGGTGATGCACGCGGCCGGCCTCCGCCCCGAAGCCACCCTCCGTCAGCTCTTCCACACCCAGGGCTGCTGGCACGACGTCACCACGTACGCCACGGTCGCCCCGGACTGGAAACTCCAGGCCACCGAAACGGAACTGGCGATCCTGGACAGAACGCCCCAACTCGACCGAGTCTGA